A DNA window from Pseudomonas wuhanensis contains the following coding sequences:
- a CDS encoding amino acid ABC transporter permease → MASSGLELLMVSLPQLGKGAAQTLSISFLSIAFSTVGGVLYGVLCMLNSKWLNSILRIYLELFRAIPVLVWLYLLFFGLPIFLGLSIPSFWCAVLVLSLWGASEVGEVVRGALHSLPRGQREAGLSIGLDGPQLYGYVLLPQALKRMTPPTINVYTRIIKTSSLAVLIGVVDVIKVGQQIIERTYESVLIYGALFLFFFFICYPLSAASRVLERRWTQA, encoded by the coding sequence ATGGCCAGTTCGGGTCTTGAGTTGCTCATGGTGTCGTTGCCGCAACTGGGCAAGGGCGCTGCGCAAACCCTGTCGATCTCTTTTCTGAGCATCGCCTTCAGCACCGTCGGCGGCGTGCTCTACGGCGTGTTGTGCATGTTGAATTCAAAATGGCTCAACTCAATCTTGCGGATTTATCTGGAACTGTTCCGGGCGATCCCGGTGCTGGTCTGGCTGTATTTGCTGTTCTTCGGCCTGCCGATTTTTCTCGGGCTGAGCATTCCGAGCTTCTGGTGCGCGGTGCTGGTGTTGTCGCTGTGGGGCGCCAGCGAAGTCGGTGAAGTGGTACGCGGTGCGTTGCATTCGTTGCCGCGCGGGCAGCGTGAAGCGGGGTTGTCGATCGGTTTGGACGGTCCGCAACTCTACGGCTACGTGCTGTTGCCCCAAGCGCTGAAACGCATGACGCCGCCGACCATCAACGTCTACACGCGCATCATCAAGACCAGTTCCCTGGCGGTGTTGATCGGCGTGGTGGACGTGATCAAAGTCGGCCAACAGATCATCGAGCGCACCTACGAATCAGTGCTGATCTACGGCGCGCTGTTCCTGTTTTTCTTTTTCATCTGCTACCCGCTGTCAGCCGCCTCGCGTGTGCTGGAGCGGCGCTGGACGCAAGCATGA
- a CDS encoding amino acid ABC transporter permease — MTFDYAFILSTLPAFLNAVGVTLQVGFIAIGTSLLVALINATILVFRPPYLQRLVGLYVELARNTPLLIQLFFVYFALPALGIKVSGFAAAIITMTFLGGAYLTEVLRAGVDAVPQAQLESGRSIGLSHGQLLRYVILPQAGILSLPSLFANFIFLLKETTVVSAVAVPEILYTTKSYIALYYKTYEMLAVLTLICVLLFLPLSLLLSRLERRLQHGQFGS, encoded by the coding sequence ATGACTTTCGACTACGCTTTTATCCTCAGCACCCTGCCGGCGTTTCTCAACGCCGTGGGCGTGACGCTGCAGGTCGGCTTTATCGCCATCGGCACTTCGTTGCTGGTGGCGCTGATCAACGCGACGATTCTGGTGTTTCGCCCCCCCTACCTTCAACGCCTGGTCGGGCTGTACGTGGAGCTGGCACGCAACACGCCACTGCTGATTCAGTTGTTCTTCGTCTACTTCGCCTTGCCGGCCCTGGGTATCAAGGTCTCGGGCTTCGCAGCGGCGATCATCACCATGACTTTCCTTGGCGGTGCCTACCTCACTGAAGTGCTGCGCGCCGGCGTGGATGCGGTGCCCCAGGCGCAACTTGAGTCCGGCCGCTCCATTGGTCTGTCCCACGGGCAATTGCTGCGCTACGTGATCCTGCCGCAAGCCGGCATCCTCAGTTTGCCGTCGCTGTTTGCCAATTTCATTTTCCTGCTCAAGGAAACCACCGTGGTCTCGGCGGTGGCGGTGCCGGAGATTCTCTACACCACCAAGAGCTACATCGCGCTCTATTACAAAACCTACGAAATGCTCGCCGTGCTGACGCTGATCTGCGTGCTGCTGTTTTTGCCGCTGTCGCTGCTGCTCAGCCGTCTGGAAAGGAGGCTCCAGCATGGCCAGTTCGGGTCTTGA
- a CDS encoding MetQ/NlpA family ABC transporter substrate-binding protein, with translation MKKVLLFTALAAALTAGLAQAGEKLVVAATPIPHAEILELIKPTLAKEGVDLEIKVFTDYVQPNVQVDQKRLDANYFQTLPYLKNFNEGKGTNLVTVIGVHVEPFGGYSKKYKKLADLPNGATIAIPNEGSNSGRALILLQKAGLIELKDPKNAVATPKDIAKNPHNFKFKELESAMLPRVLDQVDLDMINTNYALDAGLNPAKDALVIEGADSPYVNFLVARPDNKDSVAIQKLAKALTSPEVKAFIAKKYSGAVLPAF, from the coding sequence ATGAAAAAGGTTCTGTTGTTCACCGCATTGGCGGCTGCCCTGACTGCGGGCCTGGCCCAGGCTGGCGAGAAACTGGTGGTTGCGGCGACGCCGATTCCACATGCTGAAATTCTTGAACTGATCAAGCCAACCCTGGCCAAAGAAGGCGTGGACCTGGAGATCAAAGTCTTCACCGACTACGTTCAGCCGAACGTGCAGGTCGACCAGAAGCGTCTGGACGCCAACTACTTCCAGACCCTGCCGTACCTGAAAAACTTCAACGAAGGCAAAGGCACTAATCTGGTGACCGTGATCGGCGTGCATGTCGAACCTTTCGGCGGCTACTCGAAGAAGTACAAAAAACTGGCTGACCTGCCAAACGGCGCAACCATCGCCATCCCGAACGAAGGCAGCAACAGCGGCCGTGCCCTGATCCTGCTGCAAAAGGCAGGCTTGATCGAGTTGAAAGACCCGAAAAACGCCGTGGCCACACCGAAAGACATCGCCAAGAACCCGCACAACTTCAAATTCAAGGAGCTGGAATCGGCCATGCTGCCGCGTGTTCTGGATCAGGTCGATCTGGACATGATCAACACCAACTACGCGCTGGATGCGGGCCTGAACCCGGCTAAAGATGCGCTAGTGATTGAAGGTGCCGATTCGCCTTACGTGAACTTCCTGGTGGCTCGTCCGGACAACAAGGACAGCGTTGCCATCCAGAAACTGGCCAAGGCTTTGACCAGTCCTGAAGTGAAAGCATTCATCGCCAAGAAATACAGCGGCGCGGTACTGCCGGCGTTCTGA
- a CDS encoding sigma 54-interacting transcriptional regulator: MSLHETFGQPLLTFPDAEKSPLSIRAKALVFVDPRSRQLRQELEQLAPRSISVLIRGETGSGKELLARHIHRASNRSGLFVSVNCGAISPTYADAELFGYAAGSYSGSASSRAGWFGSANGGTLYLDEIGDLPLPIQIKLLAALENHEVTRVGAQQPSPVDVRLVAATSIDLAQAVAAGKFHERLYHYLSEGQLELPALRERVGDILSLAEYFLGIYSQRLDLPVPLISEAAQHLLEQHSWPGNTRELENVIHFALLVSTGDEILPEHLNLPEVPVSLVQIEQQLKKILANGSSTEKETLKQLLKDTGLL, encoded by the coding sequence ATGAGTTTGCATGAAACCTTCGGTCAGCCGCTGCTGACCTTTCCTGACGCGGAAAAAAGCCCGCTGAGCATTCGCGCCAAGGCGTTGGTGTTCGTCGATCCGCGTTCCCGGCAGTTGCGCCAGGAGCTGGAACAACTGGCGCCACGTTCGATCTCGGTGTTGATCCGCGGTGAAACCGGCAGTGGTAAAGAACTGCTGGCGCGACACATCCATCGCGCCAGTAACCGCAGCGGGTTGTTTGTATCAGTCAATTGCGGGGCGATCAGCCCGACCTATGCCGACGCTGAACTGTTCGGCTACGCCGCCGGCAGCTACAGCGGTTCGGCCAGCAGTCGCGCTGGCTGGTTTGGTTCGGCCAATGGCGGCACGCTCTATCTGGACGAGATCGGGGACTTGCCGTTGCCAATCCAGATCAAGTTGCTCGCCGCCCTGGAGAACCACGAAGTCACTCGCGTCGGCGCTCAGCAGCCAAGCCCGGTGGACGTACGTCTGGTGGCCGCCACCAGCATTGATCTGGCTCAGGCGGTGGCTGCCGGGAAATTCCATGAACGGCTTTATCACTACCTCAGCGAAGGCCAACTCGAACTGCCGGCCTTGCGTGAACGGGTGGGCGATATTCTGTCGCTGGCCGAATACTTCCTCGGCATCTACAGCCAACGCCTCGACCTGCCGGTGCCATTGATCAGCGAAGCCGCGCAGCATCTGCTGGAGCAGCACAGTTGGCCGGGCAATACCCGGGAGCTGGAGAACGTCATTCACTTTGCGCTGTTGGTGAGTACCGGCGATGAGATTTTGCCGGAGCATCTGAATCTGCCCGAGGTGCCTGTGTCGTTGGTGCAGATCGAGCAGCAACTCAAAAAAATCCTCGCCAACGGTTCCTCCACCGAAAAAGAGACCTTGAAACAACTGCTCAAAGACACCGGGCTCTTGTAG
- a CDS encoding alpha/beta hydrolase: protein MRNESIRYLIVPGWQGSPEDHWQSHWQNSLPNSARVEQADWLTPRREDWVAALAEAIAADSTPVILIAHSLGCITVAHWAATAPLHFLRQVRGALLVAPADVERPACAPALRNFAPIPTHLLPFPSQVVSSDNDAAVSAPRALELARNWGAEAGILSGAGHINVKSGHQRWEQGFAYLYRLQNRMEQHALRRA, encoded by the coding sequence ATGCGCAACGAATCAATTCGCTACCTGATTGTGCCGGGCTGGCAAGGATCGCCAGAAGATCATTGGCAAAGTCACTGGCAGAACAGCCTGCCAAACAGTGCGCGGGTGGAGCAGGCCGACTGGCTGACGCCTCGTCGTGAGGACTGGGTCGCGGCACTGGCCGAGGCGATCGCCGCCGACAGCACGCCAGTGATTCTGATCGCACACAGCCTGGGCTGCATCACCGTCGCCCATTGGGCAGCCACGGCGCCGCTGCATTTTTTGCGTCAGGTGCGCGGCGCGTTGCTGGTCGCACCGGCGGATGTCGAGCGTCCGGCTTGCGCGCCAGCCCTGCGCAATTTCGCGCCGATTCCGACCCATTTGCTGCCGTTCCCCAGCCAGGTCGTCAGCTCTGACAACGACGCCGCCGTGAGCGCGCCACGTGCGCTTGAACTGGCGCGCAACTGGGGCGCCGAGGCGGGGATTTTATCGGGTGCCGGGCACATTAACGTGAAGTCCGGTCACCAGCGCTGGGAACAGGGTTTTGCATACCTCTATCGTCTGCAAAACCGCATGGAGCAACACGCCCTGCGCCGCGCTTGA